The genomic region CGGCACAAGGATCCAGTGTCACGGACTGATTCATCACCACCGAGCCGGTGCGCGCGTTCATGATTACCTTGGCGATGGTTTGTGCAGGATTAACGTTAATGCTTTCCAGATTGCCCAAAAACGCGACCCGTTCGTTACTGCCGACCGGTGTGCGCACCTGAATGACACGTCCGTCGAGTGCGGCAGCAGTATCCTTGCCAAAGCGCTGATTGATCGCGTCGACCACCCTGCTCGCAGTGGAGAAATCGGTATCATTGAGCTCCAGGTGAATCACATTGTCCTGCCCCAGCGCGCTGGCAACCGCACGTTCCACGGTCGCACCGGAAGAAATCCGCCCCACGCTGAGATGGTTGATTTGCGCTTTCGCGCCATTCACCGCAGCACCTGCGCCACTCACCACCACATTGCCCTGCGCCATTGCGTAGATCTGGCCATCCGCACCTTTTAACGGCGTCATCAATAGCGTACCGCCGCGGATACTCTTGGCATTACCCATGGACGACACGGTGACATCCAGCAACTGGCCAGGCTGGGCAAATGCCGGCAATGACGAGGTGACCATGACCGCAGCCACATTCTTCAGCTGTAACGTAGTGCCGGGCGGCAGGTTCACCCCCATGCCCTTCAGCATGCTTGCCACACTTTGTACCGTAAAAGGCGTCTGCGTCGTCTGGTCGCCGCTGCCATCAAGGCCGACCACCAGACCGTAGCCGATCAGCTGGTTCTGGCGCACGCCCTGTATGCTTGCCAGATCCTTAAGCCGGTCGGCATGCGCGACGCCTGACAGCGGCATCGCCAGCAAGGCAAAAATCAGTGATAACGATAATTTCCATGAAATCATGATGTGCTCACTATCGTTAGAAAGGTAATACATTCATAAAAAACCGTGCCATCCATGCCATGGCCGCCGCTTTATCGATACGGCTATTGGTGCGATATTCGATCCGCGCATCGGCAACCTGGGTCGAAGAAACCACATTCCCTGACTGGATCGTATCTGGATTGACCACGCCGGAGAAACGGATGTACTCCACGCCTTTATCCAGCGCCACCTGTTTTTCCCCGCTGACGACCAGATTGCCGTTGGACAGCACATCGACCACCGTAACCGTCAACGTACTGGTGAAGTTATTGGTCGCCGAAAGCACATCGCTATCCGCATTCTTGCCGGAAGAGCTTGCGGCTACCGACATGCCCTGCAAGGTCTTGAACGGCAGGCCGAAGATGGTCGGAATGCTCGAATTGATACTGCCGGTCTTGCTGCCTGAACTCGATGCCGCCTTGCCCGCGCTGGTTTTCTCGCTGATCGCGATCGTGATCACATCCCCGATCAGGCGGGCACGTCTGTCTTCGAACAACGGCCGGTAGGCGTTCGCCTGATAGATTGCACCGTTATTCGGCTGGACAGTGGAAACCGGCTGCGGTTTTGCCGTCATCGGCTGCTGCACGATACTCTCGGGCACGACTGCACAACCTGCCAATAGCGCCGACATACCCAATAATATCGCGTTGATTTTCATAACGGGCTCAAACCATTTACATCTGCGTCAGCTTTTGCAACATCTGGTCGGATGTCGTTATCGCCTTGCTGTTAATCTCATAGGCGCGTTGCGTCTGTATCATGTTGACCAGCTCGACCGCCACATTCACATTGGAAGCTTCGACATAACCCTGATTGACCGAACCCGCGCCATTCGTACCCGGTGTATTCGTATTCGGGCTACCCGATGCCGCGGTCTCGATATACAGATTCTCGCCGCGGCTTTCCAGACCGGCCGGGTTGATAAACGTAGCCAGTTGCAGCGATCCCACCTGAACCGGCGCAGTAACTCCGGGCTGGGTCACGGAAACGGTACCGTCTTTCGCGATCGTGAGACTCACTGCATTGGCCGGGATCGTAATAGCCGGTTGCACCGTATATCCGCTGGAAGTCACCAGCTGGCCCTGATTATCCACCTGGAACGATCCATCACGCGTATACGCGGTGGTGCCATCGGGCAGCAGCACCTGAAAGAAGCCCGCGCCCTGGATCGCGACATCCTTGTCGTTACCGGTCTGCTGCAGGTTGCCTTGAGTGAAGAGGCGCTCGGTCGCCACAGGACGCACGCCGGTACCGATTTGCAGGCCGGACGGCAGCTGGGTCTGCTGGGAGGATTGCGCACCCGGCTGACGCATGGTCTGGTACAGCAAATCTTCAAATACTGCGCGCGAGCTTTTGAATCCGTTAGTGCTGACGTTGGCCAGGTTATTGGAAATAACATCCATCTGCGTTTGCTGGGCGTCAAGTCCGGTTCTGGCTATCCATAATGAACGTATCATATTGTTCTCCGCGAAAATTTGCTTATGGTGGAATTATGCGCTTGTCAGTTTCAAGTCAAAGTCAGGATCTGACTGGCTTTATTGGCGTTATTCTCGGCGTTCGTCAATAACTTC from Sulfuriferula sp. AH1 harbors:
- a CDS encoding flagellar basal body P-ring protein FlgI — encoded protein: MISWKLSLSLIFALLAMPLSGVAHADRLKDLASIQGVRQNQLIGYGLVVGLDGSGDQTTQTPFTVQSVASMLKGMGVNLPPGTTLQLKNVAAVMVTSSLPAFAQPGQLLDVTVSSMGNAKSIRGGTLLMTPLKGADGQIYAMAQGNVVVSGAGAAVNGAKAQINHLSVGRISSGATVERAVASALGQDNVIHLELNDTDFSTASRVVDAINQRFGKDTAAALDGRVIQVRTPVGSNERVAFLGNLESINVNPAQTIAKVIMNARTGSVVMNQSVTLDPCAVSHGNLSVVIKSEPSVSQPAPFSRGKTTVTQSSQIEIKSEPGEMMMVKGGASLSDVVKALNAIGATPQDLLAILQAMKSAGALRAELEII
- a CDS encoding flagellar basal body L-ring protein FlgH, whose protein sequence is MKINAILLGMSALLAGCAVVPESIVQQPMTAKPQPVSTVQPNNGAIYQANAYRPLFEDRRARLIGDVITIAISEKTSAGKAASSSGSKTGSINSSIPTIFGLPFKTLQGMSVAASSSGKNADSDVLSATNNFTSTLTVTVVDVLSNGNLVVSGEKQVALDKGVEYIRFSGVVNPDTIQSGNVVSSTQVADARIEYRTNSRIDKAAAMAWMARFFMNVLPF
- the flgG gene encoding flagellar basal-body rod protein FlgG is translated as MIRSLWIARTGLDAQQTQMDVISNNLANVSTNGFKSSRAVFEDLLYQTMRQPGAQSSQQTQLPSGLQIGTGVRPVATERLFTQGNLQQTGNDKDVAIQGAGFFQVLLPDGTTAYTRDGSFQVDNQGQLVTSSGYTVQPAITIPANAVSLTIAKDGTVSVTQPGVTAPVQVGSLQLATFINPAGLESRGENLYIETAASGSPNTNTPGTNGAGSVNQGYVEASNVNVAVELVNMIQTQRAYEINSKAITTSDQMLQKLTQM